From the Leucobacter tenebrionis genome, one window contains:
- a CDS encoding IS256 family transposase encodes MTAPTIVDPAGLLSEALTDASPDLMRSLLQTMINALLSADADAVVGAEWGKPSSDRITQRNGYRHRDLDTRVGTIDVAIPKLRQGTYFPEWLLERRKRAETALITVVADCYLAGVSTRRMDKLVKTLGIHSLSKSQVSRMAAELDAHVEQFRHRPLDDAGPFTFVAADALTMKVREGGRVIGAVVLVATGVNGDGRREVLGLRVATSETGAAWNSFFADLVARGLGGVRLVTSDAHQGLVEAIAANLPGAVWQRCRTHYAANLMSVTPKAMWPAVKAMLHSVYDQPDAAAVHAQFDRLLDYVDGKLPDAHEHLDAARADILAFAQFPEGLWQQIWSNNPNERLNREIRRRTDSVGIFPNRDAIIRLVGAVLAEQTDEWAEGRRYLGLDVLAKSRLTLVTDNDVEEVIDTVLELSA; translated from the coding sequence ATGACCGCTCCTACTATTGTCGACCCTGCCGGCCTGCTCAGCGAAGCTCTCACCGACGCGTCCCCGGATCTGATGCGCAGTCTGTTGCAGACCATGATCAACGCGCTCTTGTCCGCGGACGCGGACGCCGTGGTCGGCGCTGAATGGGGCAAGCCCTCATCCGACCGGATCACGCAGCGCAATGGCTACCGACACCGCGACCTCGACACCCGGGTCGGTACGATCGATGTCGCGATCCCGAAGCTTCGGCAGGGAACCTATTTCCCCGAATGGCTGCTCGAGCGCCGCAAACGCGCCGAGACCGCGCTGATCACCGTCGTCGCCGACTGTTACCTTGCCGGCGTGTCCACACGCCGGATGGACAAGCTCGTCAAGACCCTCGGCATCCATTCCCTGTCGAAGTCGCAGGTGTCCCGGATGGCGGCGGAGCTCGATGCACACGTCGAGCAGTTCCGACACCGACCGCTCGACGACGCCGGTCCGTTTACCTTCGTTGCCGCCGACGCGCTCACCATGAAAGTTCGCGAGGGCGGCCGCGTCATAGGCGCAGTGGTGCTCGTCGCGACCGGCGTCAACGGCGACGGGCGCCGCGAGGTGCTCGGCCTGCGCGTGGCCACCAGCGAGACAGGGGCGGCCTGGAACTCGTTCTTCGCCGACCTCGTCGCCCGCGGTCTCGGAGGCGTCCGCCTCGTCACCAGCGACGCCCACCAAGGACTCGTCGAAGCAATCGCAGCGAACCTGCCCGGTGCTGTTTGGCAGCGCTGTCGCACGCACTACGCGGCGAACCTGATGAGTGTGACACCGAAGGCCATGTGGCCGGCGGTGAAGGCGATGCTGCACTCCGTCTACGACCAGCCCGACGCCGCCGCGGTCCACGCTCAGTTCGACCGGCTCCTGGACTACGTCGACGGGAAACTGCCCGACGCTCACGAGCACCTCGACGCGGCCCGCGCCGATATTCTCGCCTTCGCGCAGTTCCCGGAAGGCCTGTGGCAGCAGATCTGGTCCAACAACCCCAACGAGCGTCTCAATCGGGAAATCCGCCGCCGCACCGACTCCGTCGGGATCTTCCCGAACCGGGACGCGATTATCCGCCTCGTCGGCGCGGTCCTCGCCGAGCAGACCGATGAATGGGCCGAAGGACGCCGCTACCTCGGCCTCGACGTTCTCGCGAAGAGCCGCCTCACCCTCGTCACAGACAACGACGTCGAGGAGGTGATCGATACCGTTCTCGAGCTCAGCGCCTGA
- a CDS encoding IS3 family transposase (programmed frameshift): MPSKYDPELRQRALRMLAEARPEHESLTAACRHVGGLLGVSSETLRVWQRRYDIDTGAKPGTSIDMAQENRRLRREVSELRKANEILKAASVFFAKGTRPATNEMIRFIDEYRDRFGVEFLCRTLRAPVRGFLTSRGYRAAKARSASARQLRDELLLPEIRRLHAKHYGVYGRRKMHALLKREGWKIGRDQTERLMRLAGVRGVRKSKRVFTTRPNKTAALPADLVNRRFAADGPRKLWVCDVTYVATWSGFAYVAFVTDVYSRRIVGWNVAATLKSEVLPMQALDMAAWQSGGRLDGLIHHADHGSNYTAMVYTDRIAELGAVPSTGTVGDSFDNAMAEAVNNLYKTELIRQQGPWRTVEQVELATLEYVWWWNHERLHGELDMRTPIEVEQAYYAEAEELLSPTG, encoded by the exons ATGCCAAGCAAATATGACCCTGAACTTCGCCAGCGCGCACTTCGGATGCTCGCCGAAGCCCGCCCCGAGCACGAGTCGCTGACCGCGGCCTGCCGTCACGTCGGTGGGCTCCTCGGAGTGAGCTCGGAGACGCTGCGCGTGTGGCAGCGCCGCTACGACATCGATACCGGCGCGAAGCCTGGCACCTCGATCGATATGGCCCAGGAGAACCGGCGGTTACGCCGCGAGGTGAGCGAGCTCCGTAAGGCCAACGAGATACTCAAAGCCGCGAGCGTGTTTTTCGCGA AAGGAACTCGACCGGCCACGAACGAAATGATCAGATTCATCGACGAGTACCGTGATCGTTTCGGGGTCGAGTTCCTCTGTCGTACGCTGCGTGCGCCAGTTCGTGGGTTCCTCACCTCCCGCGGATACCGGGCCGCGAAAGCCCGGTCGGCCTCAGCCAGGCAGCTGCGCGACGAGTTGCTCCTCCCTGAGATCCGGCGGCTCCACGCGAAGCACTATGGCGTGTACGGGCGCCGGAAGATGCATGCCCTGCTGAAGCGTGAGGGGTGGAAGATCGGCCGCGACCAGACCGAGCGTCTGATGCGGCTCGCCGGCGTGCGCGGGGTACGGAAATCAAAGCGCGTGTTCACCACACGCCCCAACAAAACGGCGGCACTGCCTGCCGATCTCGTCAACCGGAGATTCGCCGCTGACGGGCCGCGCAAGCTCTGGGTGTGCGACGTGACCTACGTCGCCACCTGGTCTGGGTTCGCCTATGTCGCGTTCGTCACTGACGTGTACTCGCGCAGAATCGTGGGCTGGAATGTCGCTGCGACGCTGAAATCTGAGGTTCTGCCGATGCAGGCACTCGATATGGCTGCGTGGCAATCGGGCGGCAGGCTCGATGGGCTGATCCATCACGCCGATCACGGGTCGAATTACACTGCCATGGTCTATACGGATCGCATTGCGGAACTCGGAGCAGTGCCCTCGACCGGGACGGTCGGCGACAGTTTTGACAATGCCATGGCTGAGGCGGTCAACAACCTCTACAAGACCGAACTGATCCGACAGCAGGGCCCCTGGCGGACGGTTGAGCAGGTCGAACTCGCGACCCTCGAATACGTGTGGTGGTGGAACCATGAGCGCCTTCACGGGGAACTCGATATGCGCACCCCGATCGAGGTCGAGCAGGCCTACTATGCTGAGGCCGAGGAACTTCTGTCACCGACAGGTTGA
- a CDS encoding Fic family protein — MADIEDATRRLVEFDRHAQRRLGSDNPALGPMTAILLRTESASSSQIEQLTTSAKQLALAEIHEGDKANALTVIGNVRAMEAALRLAGDISEGSILAMHRALMLHQRGFDPADAGRFREEQVWIGPGEAGPRVADFVAPHHERIPEAIADLVRFARREDVPVLVQVAVAHAQFETIHPFPDGNGRTGRALAQSILRNKGLVGSTAVPVSAGLLVEVDRYFGALGSFRSGDAAPIVREFAKASRIAATTGTRLVDDLVAQLDDSRAKLRGLRSDAAAWKVLPVLVGQPAVNTRYLMSELGIGEMAALRALGTLTERGVLAETTGRTRGRIWQHRGILGVLDDYAVEIRRMSAQ; from the coding sequence TTGGCCGACATTGAGGATGCGACGCGGCGGCTAGTCGAGTTCGACCGTCACGCGCAGCGCCGGCTTGGTTCCGATAACCCCGCGCTCGGGCCGATGACGGCGATCCTGCTCCGCACGGAATCGGCATCCAGCTCTCAGATCGAGCAACTGACGACGTCGGCGAAGCAGCTCGCCCTCGCTGAGATCCACGAGGGCGACAAGGCCAACGCACTCACCGTCATCGGCAACGTACGTGCTATGGAAGCGGCACTCCGGCTCGCGGGCGATATCAGCGAGGGCTCTATCCTCGCGATGCACAGAGCACTGATGCTTCACCAGCGCGGTTTCGATCCGGCTGATGCCGGGCGCTTCCGCGAGGAGCAGGTATGGATCGGGCCAGGTGAAGCAGGCCCGAGAGTCGCCGACTTCGTCGCGCCTCATCATGAGCGTATTCCAGAGGCGATCGCGGATCTTGTGCGCTTCGCGAGACGAGAGGATGTCCCGGTGCTCGTTCAGGTCGCCGTTGCGCATGCGCAGTTCGAGACGATCCATCCGTTTCCCGATGGGAATGGCCGCACGGGACGGGCCCTTGCACAGTCGATCCTTCGCAATAAGGGACTGGTCGGCTCGACCGCAGTGCCGGTGTCGGCAGGGCTCCTCGTTGAAGTCGACCGCTATTTTGGGGCGCTGGGTTCGTTTCGCAGCGGCGATGCCGCACCGATCGTTCGGGAGTTTGCGAAGGCAAGCCGGATTGCCGCCACGACGGGCACCAGGCTCGTCGACGATCTCGTTGCGCAGCTCGATGACTCTCGGGCAAAGTTGAGGGGTCTTCGTTCGGATGCTGCGGCGTGGAAGGTGCTCCCGGTACTCGTGGGGCAGCCTGCAGTGAATACGAGGTACTTGATGAGCGAGCTCGGTATCGGTGAAATGGCTGCGCTTCGCGCGCTGGGTACCCTCACCGAGCGCGGTGTGCTCGCCGAGACCACGGGCCGAACTCGTGGACGAATCTGGCAGCATCGCGGCATTCTCGGCGTGCTCGACGACTACGCCGTTGAGATTCGCCGAATGTCCGCGCAATGA